From Halotia branconii CENA392, the proteins below share one genomic window:
- a CDS encoding DHA2 family efflux MFS transporter permease subunit, which yields MATTNKQSSINPTGYVQGYLKWAIAFTASLGAILEVIDTSIVNVALTDIQATLGATVSEVGWVVTGYSIANVVLIPLSAWLGDYFGRKTYFIFSLVGFTIASVLCGLSLNLPMLVISRIVQGLCGGGLLAKAQAILFETFPPAEQGLAQAVFGVGVIAGPAIGPTLGGFLVDGLGWRWIFFVNIPFGILAVAMSFLFLPKDGDKTKAQNQAVDWWGILFLIVAIGSVQTLLEEGEQDDWFSSSFITTLLITSIIGFGLFIWQEMTTAHPAVDLRVLRHRSLAAGSLLSALVGMGLYGALFAIPIFAQSVLHFTATQTGLLLAPGALASAIVMVILGKVSTKVDARFLIAIGAVGTSGVMFQLAAITPQSGTDDLFWPLVWRGAFTVLMFLPLSLATLGGLPKQDISAGSGFYNLTRQLGGSIGIALLTTLLDRRQAFHRAVLLAKLTPYDPETNQRLDALGGFLQSQGMDTTTAQQQALALLSQTVNTQAAVLSYADIFRVVGTAFLCSLPLLLFLGKGNARAKAPVGH from the coding sequence ATGGCTACCACTAATAAACAATCTTCTATTAACCCAACTGGTTATGTGCAAGGATATTTGAAGTGGGCGATCGCTTTCACTGCTTCCTTGGGTGCGATTTTAGAAGTAATTGATACCAGTATTGTGAACGTTGCTTTAACTGACATTCAAGCTACTCTTGGTGCAACTGTTAGTGAAGTAGGCTGGGTTGTTACAGGATATTCCATCGCCAACGTCGTCTTAATTCCTTTGTCTGCATGGTTAGGAGATTACTTTGGGCGCAAAACTTACTTTATTTTCTCGTTAGTCGGTTTTACAATTGCCTCGGTATTATGTGGGCTTTCCTTAAATCTACCGATGCTAGTTATTTCCCGAATTGTTCAAGGTTTATGCGGTGGTGGGTTGTTAGCGAAAGCACAAGCAATTTTGTTTGAGACTTTTCCTCCTGCTGAACAAGGACTGGCTCAAGCAGTCTTTGGAGTAGGAGTAATTGCTGGCCCGGCCATTGGCCCCACCTTGGGAGGTTTTTTAGTAGATGGTTTAGGGTGGCGCTGGATTTTCTTTGTTAACATTCCTTTCGGAATCTTAGCAGTAGCAATGTCTTTTTTGTTTCTGCCCAAGGATGGCGATAAGACTAAGGCGCAAAATCAGGCTGTTGATTGGTGGGGAATTTTATTTTTAATTGTTGCTATAGGCTCTGTGCAAACCTTATTAGAGGAAGGTGAACAAGACGATTGGTTTTCTTCCAGCTTTATTACCACTTTGCTTATTACTAGCATTATTGGTTTCGGGCTGTTTATTTGGCAAGAGATGACAACAGCTCACCCTGCTGTAGATTTGAGAGTTCTACGTCACCGTTCTTTAGCCGCAGGAAGTCTTCTTTCCGCATTGGTAGGGATGGGGCTTTATGGCGCACTTTTTGCGATACCGATATTTGCTCAGAGTGTGCTGCACTTTACCGCTACACAAACAGGACTGTTATTAGCACCTGGGGCTTTAGCATCTGCGATCGTGATGGTTATATTAGGAAAAGTCTCAACCAAAGTTGATGCTAGGTTTTTAATTGCAATTGGTGCTGTAGGAACATCTGGAGTCATGTTTCAACTGGCAGCAATTACCCCACAAAGCGGTACAGATGATTTGTTTTGGCCTTTAGTATGGCGAGGAGCTTTTACTGTATTAATGTTTCTGCCTTTAAGTTTAGCAACTTTAGGAGGACTACCTAAACAAGATATTTCTGCTGGCTCTGGTTTTTATAACCTGACACGACAACTAGGCGGTAGCATCGGCATTGCCCTACTCACTACTTTACTAGATCGAAGACAGGCTTTTCATCGAGCCGTCCTCTTAGCCAAACTTACTCCTTATGACCCAGAAACTAATCAACGTCTCGATGCACTAGGCGGATTCCTTCAAAGCCAGGGAATGGATACGACAACAGCACAACAACAAGCACTTGCTTTATTAAGTCAAACAGTTAATACTCAAGCTGCTGTTTTGTCTTATGCAGATATCTTTCGAGTTGTAGGAACGGCATTTCTTTGTTCATTACCTCTGTTACTGTTTCTAGGTAAGGGTAATGCACGAGCAAAAGCACCAGTCGGTCACTAG
- a CDS encoding TetR/AcrR family transcriptional regulator, which translates to MTLLRDDSFMSKQIHSISGRPRSIHADQAILQATLDLLAEVGYQSMSIEAIAARAKVGKTTIYRRYTSKEEIVADAIESLREDLSTPDTGSFWGDMDILIENAGKKINSPLGRQTLALIISTASSNPQFAEVYWKRYTQVRREAFAKVLERAKFRGEIHKDADIDLIIDLVSGSLYYALIFKLTTEPVEAYMHRTMDLLLKGISTG; encoded by the coding sequence ATGACATTGCTTAGAGATGATAGTTTCATGAGTAAGCAGATTCACAGCATTTCTGGACGACCACGTAGTATCCATGCCGACCAAGCTATTCTGCAAGCGACCCTAGACTTGCTAGCGGAGGTAGGATATCAAAGCATGAGTATAGAAGCGATCGCTGCTCGTGCAAAAGTGGGAAAAACAACGATCTATAGGCGTTATACTTCTAAAGAAGAAATAGTTGCAGATGCGATCGAAAGTTTGAGAGAGGATTTATCAACACCAGATACTGGAAGCTTTTGGGGAGATATGGATATTCTCATTGAGAATGCTGGTAAAAAAATCAATAGTCCTCTTGGTCGACAAACACTTGCTTTAATCATTAGTACAGCATCTAGCAACCCTCAGTTTGCCGAAGTTTACTGGAAAAGATATACGCAAGTCCGACGTGAAGCATTTGCTAAAGTCCTAGAACGTGCCAAATTTAGAGGTGAAATTCACAAGGATGCAGATATTGACCTAATTATTGACCTTGTAAGTGGGTCTTTATATTACGCACTTATTTTCAAACTCACAACAGAGCCAGTAGAAGCTTATATGCACCGAACTATGGATCTTCTCCTTAAAGGCATAAGTACTGGTTAA
- a CDS encoding RMD1 family protein: protein MQKLIFNGRDGFRAQALFLGKEINLQRLENYDCLATMPLMVTVGEQGCAVLLDYGAVVLFNLEPVEKTAFLTELSSVVSESFANPETEEVEVHLNVVQSERVKEGKIFLHEFSIERLQIVADILAKSVVLSHYETSIATVFDQIEPFAASLQRENRSRSQSRELLRQLGTTLLVQHKIVGRVEIIDKPELLWESPQLENLYLRLEDEYEIRERHNALERKLELISQTAQTVLEFMQHSSSQRVEWYVVILILVEILLSLYDIIFKR from the coding sequence ATGCAAAAACTCATTTTCAATGGCAGAGATGGCTTTAGAGCGCAGGCCCTATTTCTTGGTAAGGAAATTAACCTACAAAGATTGGAAAATTATGACTGCTTGGCGACTATGCCACTAATGGTTACAGTTGGTGAACAGGGCTGTGCAGTATTGCTGGATTATGGTGCAGTTGTTTTGTTTAACCTTGAGCCTGTAGAAAAAACAGCTTTCTTGACCGAACTATCATCTGTAGTCAGCGAATCTTTTGCCAACCCAGAGACGGAAGAAGTGGAAGTTCATCTCAACGTGGTACAGAGTGAGCGAGTCAAAGAAGGAAAAATTTTTCTGCATGAATTTAGTATTGAACGCTTGCAGATAGTAGCTGATATACTTGCTAAGAGTGTAGTGCTGTCTCATTACGAAACTAGCATAGCCACTGTATTTGATCAAATTGAACCGTTTGCAGCGAGTCTCCAGCGTGAAAACAGAAGTAGAAGCCAGAGTCGGGAATTACTGCGTCAACTTGGTACTACCTTATTAGTTCAACATAAGATAGTCGGTCGAGTAGAAATTATCGATAAGCCGGAGTTACTCTGGGAATCTCCTCAGCTAGAAAATTTATATCTGCGCTTGGAAGATGAATACGAAATTCGTGAGCGTCATAACGCTTTAGAACGCAAACTAGAGCTAATTTCTCAAACTGCCCAAACGGTGCTGGAGTTCATGCAGCATAGCAGTAGCCAGCGAGTAGAGTGGTATGTGGTAATTCTGATTTTGGTGGAGATTCTGCTGTCATTGTACGACATTATTTTTAAACGCTAA
- a CDS encoding ELWxxDGT repeat protein has protein sequence MENTQTPLFNRQNAKSCLVFIDPTVEDYQSLVAGVLPNTEVVILNAARDGVEQISEILAGRIRIASLHIISHGAPGRVYLGNTELGQHTLNHYASQLMHWTEALSIDAQILLYGCDVAQTQLGQAFVHRLSELTGATVLASENRTGSSALGGDWELEVKTANSTTELAFELATLAAYGAVLAQPYLVKDINSGSNSSSLNQLINVNNTLYFVADDGIHGYEVWQSDGTNSGTVLLKDISTYGEYSRPYDLTNVNDTLYFFAGNGLDFGLWKSNGTTFGTTEIKDNFGSYYGYSPLGELTNVNGTVYFIVKQGRTSIELWKSNGTTEGTVLVKDLSPYLGGLLASFFLSSIGPDSILYFTTSIENIENSLWKTDGTEEGTVLITDVNSFPLEQLSINDTVYFVTGGGIGSNNYKLWKSDSTLEGAVLLKNFYNSNTNYDYYEEPNFYLTDVNGILYFIADDGTSGTELWKSDGTTAGTVLVKDINSGSGSSNPANLISINNILYFIADNGINGTELWKSDGTTAGTVLVKDINSGSGSSEPSNLTNVDGILYFVATNSINGTELWKSDGTTAGTVLVEDINPGSSNSYPTDLTYINGILYFSADDGIHGKELWALNITSSVASPIVSLTAIDAEAAETNNNPAVFRISRTGDISTALTVKYIVSGTADNGSDYNQLTETITIAAGESFVDFNVTPVNDVYKEGTETVTLTLFTLSNYALDTSKRSATVTITDNASTAEVAQPYLVKDIRPGNYYDDNEYPIIIPSNLTEVNGKLYFTANDNIHGGELWKSDGTSEGTVLVKDINPEYDRYERYYSYPSNLISINSILYFTADDSINGTELWKSDGTENGTVLVKDIYPGSGSSSPSQLTDVNGILYFRANDSTHGYFELWKTDGTQAGTVLVKDIDISPDGSVINGNFSQLTNVNGTLYFTVSNNNKTQLWKSDGTQAGTVSLKDISASNLTNVNDTLYFADQTGLWKSDGTQAGTVLVKYVSFVSKFQDSTRLYIFDPDLTDVNGTLYFIANDGIHGAELWKSNGTESGTVLVKDINTGSGSSFSNLLDVYSNLNFTSNFTDVNGTLYFIADDGIHGAELWKSDGTEAGTVLVKDINTGSDSSFVDYNTYIYYTSNLTDVNGTLYFVADDGIHGAELWKSDGTSEGTVLVNDLKPGSGSSFVYYNDRIYYDIPPNLTYVNGILYFTADNGISGPELWALNTNPPSKSTVSITAIDANAVEIENDSARFRISRTGDINTALAIKYTVAGTANNGNDYDQITGIASLAVGESFVDITINPVADDFTENDETVNLTLATDNNYDIDTSQATATVTIFDQLSIINGNGSRDPLIGTTDSDRIVGGTGSKIITGGAGNDEFVYTSIREVGHRITDFTVGSDKIVLTQLLDSLVTGGYNGSDAIADGYVRLVQSSNINSTILQIDRDGLMGTAVFRPFIQLDNVTLQAMNDTSNFVF, from the coding sequence ATGGAAAACACTCAAACACCACTTTTCAACAGACAAAACGCTAAAAGCTGCTTAGTATTCATTGACCCTACAGTTGAGGACTACCAAAGTCTAGTTGCAGGGGTATTACCGAATACAGAAGTTGTTATTTTGAATGCTGCACGAGATGGAGTAGAGCAAATTAGCGAAATACTGGCAGGGCGAATTAGAATTGCTAGCTTACATATCATCTCCCACGGCGCACCGGGACGAGTGTACCTGGGGAACACAGAACTAGGGCAACATACTCTCAACCATTATGCTAGTCAATTGATGCATTGGACTGAGGCTTTAAGTATTGATGCACAGATATTGTTATATGGTTGCGATGTTGCTCAAACACAGTTAGGCCAAGCGTTTGTGCATCGCCTAAGCGAATTGACAGGGGCTACAGTTTTGGCATCAGAGAACCGCACAGGTAGTAGCGCATTAGGGGGAGACTGGGAACTGGAGGTAAAAACAGCAAATAGTACTACTGAACTTGCCTTTGAATTGGCAACCTTGGCGGCGTATGGAGCAGTATTGGCTCAACCATACTTGGTAAAAGACATTAACAGTGGGTCTAATAGTTCCTCTCTCAACCAACTCATCAACGTCAATAACACTCTTTATTTCGTTGCTGATGACGGCATCCACGGTTACGAGGTGTGGCAGAGTGATGGCACTAATAGCGGTACTGTCCTTCTTAAAGACATTTCTACTTATGGTGAATATTCCAGACCTTACGATCTCACAAATGTAAATGACACTCTTTATTTTTTTGCCGGTAATGGTCTTGATTTCGGGTTATGGAAAAGTAATGGTACTACTTTTGGTACTACCGAAATTAAGGATAATTTTGGCTCTTACTATGGCTATAGTCCTCTGGGAGAACTAACTAATGTTAACGGCACTGTTTATTTTATTGTTAAGCAAGGTCGTACCAGTATAGAGTTGTGGAAAAGCAATGGCACAACAGAGGGTACTGTCTTAGTAAAAGATTTATCTCCTTATTTAGGCGGTTTACTTGCGTCCTTCTTTCTATCATCCATCGGCCCCGACAGTATCCTGTATTTCACAACCTCCATAGAAAATATAGAGAATTCGTTGTGGAAAACCGATGGTACAGAAGAAGGTACTGTCCTTATAACAGACGTAAACTCTTTTCCGTTGGAACAGCTGAGCATCAATGACACAGTTTACTTTGTGACTGGCGGGGGTATCGGCTCTAATAATTATAAATTGTGGAAAAGTGACAGCACACTAGAGGGTGCAGTCCTACTTAAGAATTTCTACAATAGTAATACTAATTATGATTACTACGAAGAACCCAACTTCTACCTGACTGATGTCAACGGTATTCTTTATTTCATTGCTGACGATGGTACTAGCGGTACAGAGTTGTGGAAAAGTGATGGCACAACAGCTGGTACAGTCCTAGTCAAAGACATCAATTCTGGATCTGGGAGTTCTAACCCAGCCAACTTAATTAGTATTAATAATATCCTGTACTTTATTGCTGATAACGGCATTAATGGTACTGAACTTTGGAAAAGCGATGGCACAACAGCTGGTACAGTTTTAGTCAAAGATATTAATTCTGGGTCTGGTAGTTCTGAACCCTCCAACCTGACAAATGTCGATGGTATCCTTTATTTTGTCGCCACTAATAGCATCAACGGTACTGAACTTTGGAAAAGCGATGGCACAACCGCTGGTACAGTCCTAGTCGAAGATATTAATCCTGGGTCTAGCAACTCATATCCTACCGACTTGACTTACATCAACGGTATTCTCTATTTCAGTGCTGACGATGGTATCCACGGCAAAGAGTTATGGGCATTAAATATTACATCTTCTGTAGCTAGCCCTATTGTCAGTTTGACTGCGATTGATGCTGAAGCCGCCGAGACTAATAACAATCCAGCGGTTTTCCGCATCAGCCGCACTGGCGATATCAGTACTGCCTTAACAGTTAAATACATTGTTAGTGGTACTGCTGACAATGGTAGCGATTACAATCAACTCACCGAGACTATAACCATTGCCGCAGGTGAATCCTTTGTAGACTTCAACGTTACCCCAGTCAATGATGTCTACAAAGAAGGAACTGAAACTGTCACTCTTACACTGTTTACTTTATCTAACTATGCTCTGGATACATCCAAGAGGTCTGCTACTGTCACCATAACTGACAATGCCAGTACCGCAGAAGTAGCTCAACCATATTTGGTTAAGGATATCCGCCCTGGTAATTATTATGATGATAATGAATATCCGATAATAATTCCTTCTAACCTAACTGAAGTTAACGGTAAGCTTTATTTCACTGCTAATGACAACATTCATGGTGGAGAATTATGGAAAAGTGATGGTACATCAGAAGGAACTGTCTTGGTCAAAGACATTAACCCTGAATATGATCGTTATGAACGATACTATTCTTACCCCTCCAACTTAATCAGTATTAACAGCATCTTGTACTTTACTGCTGACGATAGCATCAACGGTACTGAACTTTGGAAAAGCGATGGCACTGAAAATGGCACAGTCCTAGTCAAAGACATCTATCCTGGATCTGGTAGTTCTAGTCCTTCTCAACTGACTGATGTCAATGGTATTCTCTACTTCCGGGCTAATGATAGTACCCACGGTTACTTTGAGTTGTGGAAGACCGATGGTACCCAAGCAGGTACAGTTCTAGTTAAAGACATAGACATCAGCCCTGATGGGTCTGTTATTAACGGCAATTTCTCTCAACTAACCAATGTTAACGGCACTCTCTATTTCACTGTTTCCAATAACAATAAAACTCAATTATGGAAAAGTGATGGTACACAAGCGGGTACTGTCTCGCTCAAAGATATTAGTGCATCCAACCTGACTAACGTTAACGATACACTTTATTTCGCCGATCAGACAGGATTGTGGAAAAGCGATGGTACACAAGCGGGTACTGTCTTGGTCAAGTATGTCTCCTTTGTTTCTAAGTTTCAAGACTCTACTAGATTGTATATTTTCGATCCTGACCTGACGGATGTCAACGGTACACTCTACTTTATTGCCAATGATGGTATACACGGTGCAGAGTTGTGGAAAAGCAATGGTACAGAATCTGGTACTGTTCTAGTCAAAGATATTAATACTGGGTCTGGCAGTTCTTTTTCAAACTTATTAGACGTATATTCTAACTTGAACTTTACTTCTAATTTCACAGATGTCAACGGCACACTCTACTTCATTGCGGACGATGGTATACACGGTGCAGAGTTGTGGAAAAGCGATGGCACAGAAGCAGGTACTGTCTTAGTCAAAGATATTAATACTGGGTCTGATAGTTCTTTTGTAGACTATAACACTTATATTTACTATACTTCCAATCTCACAGATGTCAACGGTACACTCTACTTCGTTGCAGACGATGGTATACACGGTGCAGAGTTGTGGAAGAGCGACGGTACATCAGAAGGTACTGTTTTGGTGAATGACCTCAAGCCAGGGTCTGGTAGCTCTTTTGTCTACTATAACGACAGGATATACTACGATATACCTCCCAACCTAACATACGTCAACGGTATCCTCTATTTCACTGCTGATAATGGTATATCTGGTCCGGAATTGTGGGCATTAAATACTAATCCTCCCAGTAAATCTACAGTCAGCATTACTGCTATTGATGCCAACGCTGTCGAGATTGAAAATGACTCAGCAAGATTTCGCATTAGTCGCACTGGCGACATCAATACAGCACTAGCTATTAAATATACTGTTGCTGGTACTGCTAACAATGGTAATGACTACGACCAAATCACTGGTATCGCTAGTCTCGCCGTTGGTGAATCCTTTGTCGATATTACTATTAATCCAGTGGCTGACGACTTCACAGAAAACGACGAAACTGTGAATCTAACTTTGGCTACTGATAATAACTATGACATCGATACATCTCAAGCTACTGCTACTGTGACAATTTTCGACCAATTAAGTATTATTAACGGTAATGGCAGTCGCGATCCATTAATTGGCACTACTGACAGCGATCGCATTGTCGGTGGTACTGGTAGCAAAATAATTACAGGAGGTGCTGGCAATGATGAGTTTGTCTACACCAGTATTCGAGAAGTCGGTCATCGCATTACCGATTTTACTGTTGGTAGCGACAAAATTGTACTGACACAGTTACTAGATAGTCTGGTCACTGGTGGTTATAACGGCAGTGATGCGATCGCTGATGGTTATGTACGACTGGTACAAAGTAGCAATATTAACAGTACCATTCTCCAAATTGATCGTGATGGTCTCATGGGTACGGCAGTTTTTAGACCATTTATTCAGTTGGACAATGTTACATTACAGGCAATGAATGATACTAGTAACTTTGTGTTCTAG
- a CDS encoding Uma2 family endonuclease: MQNTDTTLKLRLWTVEEYHRMAEAGIFGADERVELLEGNIIWMIAKGTAHRSAVGRTDYLLKNRLGNRAWVSIQEPIKLNEQSEPEPDIAVVKVDPLDYADHHPTPPEVYLIIEVANSSLKLDCETKAKAYSKAGIADYWVLDVVNRQLHVFREPTQDGYQSQVVLKENATISPLEFPDLRIVVLEMLPPMHQPQNT; encoded by the coding sequence ATGCAAAACACAGACACAACCTTAAAGCTTCGCCTGTGGACAGTTGAAGAATACCACCGGATGGCTGAGGCGGGGATTTTTGGTGCAGATGAACGAGTAGAACTCCTTGAAGGAAACATTATCTGGATGATTGCGAAAGGAACAGCCCATCGTTCAGCAGTGGGAAGGACAGATTATTTGCTAAAAAACCGTTTAGGAAATCGGGCTTGGGTATCAATTCAAGAACCTATAAAGTTAAATGAACAATCTGAACCAGAGCCGGATATTGCTGTCGTTAAAGTAGACCCACTAGACTACGCAGACCACCATCCTACCCCGCCTGAAGTTTATCTGATTATTGAGGTAGCAAATAGCAGTTTGAAATTAGACTGCGAAACTAAGGCAAAAGCCTACTCAAAAGCGGGAATTGCAGATTATTGGGTGCTAGATGTTGTTAATCGGCAATTACATGTGTTTCGGGAACCAACTCAGGATGGCTATCAAAGCCAAGTAGTTTTGAAAGAAAATGCAACTATCTCACCTTTAGAGTTTCCCGATTTGCGGATTGTGGTTTTAGAAATGTTACCACCAATGCATCAGCCTCAAAATACATGA
- a CDS encoding alkaline phosphatase PhoX → MSFSRRKFFAIAGASAAGTLMASPLEGLLARKAFGQKLGRGYGSLVPDPNGLLDLPRGFQYRTFSLTGDLMNDGTLVAGGHDGMAAFRGPRNTVILVRNHELSPGSGTQVIGPRPYDPLCKGGTTTLVVGSNRQLIKHFTSLSGTYRNCAGGLTPWGSWISCEENTSTPTTNNPANPANNVSTFHGYNFEVPASATSPVQPEPLIAMGRFNHEAVAVDPKTGIVYETEDNGSSLFYRFIPKQPGNLKAGGILQALKIKNMPQAMTGEGFPLRKPMKVEWVTITNPNPPEDTVRIEGFEKGAAQFVRGEGIWYGNGEIYFCCTSGGALGLGQVWRYIPEKETIELFVESTSVDELDSPDNIVIAPFGDLILCEDGDDEQFLRGVTPDGELYNFARNALNTNEFAGACFSPDGKTMFVNIQTPGITFAIWGPWNSNRG, encoded by the coding sequence ATGAGTTTTTCAAGACGTAAATTCTTTGCAATAGCGGGTGCGAGCGCTGCTGGTACTTTGATGGCATCTCCTTTAGAAGGTCTGCTTGCCAGAAAAGCTTTTGGTCAAAAACTTGGTAGAGGATATGGGTCACTTGTACCAGACCCGAATGGCTTGTTAGATTTACCACGCGGATTTCAGTATCGGACTTTTTCTTTAACAGGCGATCTCATGAACGATGGCACTTTAGTTGCTGGTGGTCATGATGGTATGGCGGCTTTCCGTGGGCCAAGAAACACAGTAATTTTAGTCCGCAACCACGAACTTAGCCCTGGTTCGGGTACACAAGTCATCGGGCCAAGACCCTACGATCCCCTTTGCAAAGGTGGTACAACAACGCTGGTTGTTGGGTCTAATCGTCAGCTAATCAAACACTTTACTTCTTTAAGTGGAACCTATCGTAACTGTGCAGGTGGACTAACTCCTTGGGGTTCATGGATTAGCTGTGAAGAAAACACTTCTACACCGACTACAAATAACCCAGCAAATCCCGCTAATAATGTTTCAACTTTCCACGGTTATAATTTTGAGGTTCCAGCTAGCGCCACTTCTCCTGTACAGCCTGAACCTCTAATCGCTATGGGACGCTTTAATCACGAAGCTGTGGCTGTAGACCCCAAAACAGGCATTGTCTATGAGACAGAAGATAACGGAAGTAGTCTTTTCTACCGTTTTATCCCCAAACAACCAGGTAATCTCAAAGCTGGGGGCATTTTGCAAGCTCTAAAAATCAAGAATATGCCCCAGGCGATGACAGGTGAAGGTTTTCCCTTGCGTAAGCCGATGAAAGTGGAATGGGTAACGATTACTAATCCTAATCCACCTGAAGATACTGTAAGAATTGAAGGTTTTGAAAAGGGAGCAGCCCAGTTTGTCCGTGGAGAAGGTATCTGGTACGGCAATGGTGAAATTTACTTTTGTTGTACGAGTGGTGGTGCTTTAGGGCTAGGTCAAGTCTGGCGCTACATTCCCGAAAAAGAGACAATCGAACTATTTGTAGAATCTACATCTGTAGACGAACTTGACAGCCCCGACAATATAGTCATTGCACCTTTTGGTGATCTTATTCTCTGTGAAGATGGAGATGATGAGCAGTTCTTAAGAGGAGTAACTCCTGATGGCGAACTCTATAATTTTGCACGTAATGCCTTAAATACTAATGAGTTTGCTGGAGCCTGTTTCTCGCCTGATGGTAAGACTATGTTTGTCAACATCCAAACTCCCGGTATTACCTTCGCTATCTGGGGGCCTTGGAACAGTAACAGAGGCTGA
- a CDS encoding PEP-CTERM sorting domain-containing protein, with product MKSICNQIKATVAIAAMTSITLVNIPSADAASFELTWLGDQSYSAKGKFSYDDSFSGNIVTQDQLTDFAISFFNPEGNLLQNFQYDFPNSNSNFNFNFDTVTKTVLQSDNFDTPNGFDLGSNFATDVTGFFFYTYANAEEGLSEAKIFLKDDLSPEVCDTYPNCRLDVGGQLTAVAVPEPGAILGLLVVGSLSRVLKKKLAL from the coding sequence ATGAAAAGCATTTGTAATCAAATCAAAGCCACAGTAGCGATCGCTGCTATGACCTCTATTACTTTAGTTAACATTCCTAGTGCTGATGCAGCTTCTTTTGAGCTTACTTGGTTAGGAGATCAAAGTTATTCGGCTAAAGGAAAGTTCAGCTATGATGATAGTTTTTCAGGAAATATTGTTACCCAAGATCAACTGACTGATTTCGCTATTTCCTTTTTTAATCCAGAGGGGAATTTATTACAAAATTTTCAATACGATTTTCCCAATTCCAACAGTAATTTCAATTTCAACTTTGACACAGTTACCAAGACTGTTCTACAAAGTGATAATTTTGACACACCTAATGGCTTCGATTTAGGAAGTAATTTTGCCACAGATGTAACAGGTTTCTTCTTCTATACTTATGCAAATGCTGAAGAAGGATTATCAGAGGCTAAGATCTTCTTAAAAGATGACCTTTCGCCAGAAGTATGTGATACATATCCAAACTGTAGATTGGATGTTGGAGGTCAATTAACAGCAGTTGCTGTTCCTGAACCTGGAGCAATTTTAGGTTTGTTGGTAGTTGGTTCTTTGAGCCGAGTATTGAAGAAGAAGCTAGCATTATAA